The Blastocatellia bacterium sequence TCCTTCGCTAACGGAGGGATCGTCACCAGGTCACGTTCTTCCAGGAACCGAATGGCCTCCAGCGCGAGATCGCGGACGAGTTCCGGCTGCTTGCCGGGTTCGACATAGCGGGTCTTGACATATTCGAGCGCCCGCTTCCAATCGTCCCCGTAGCCGAGTTCGCGGGAGGCCCGCTTCATTTCGTTTTCGCACCAGGCCATCTCCCTCTCGGCAAGAGCAAGGAGTTCCTCCGGCGTATAAGGGATCATCTCCCGGGCCAGTTCGGTCATAAGGGCCTCGCGCCCGATGGGATCGCCGATGATGTCGGCCCCACCGGGTTCGGCACTGATCGGGCGCGGCGGTGCGGCTGTCCGTCCTCCGCCCGGAGCGCTCCGGAACTGTCCTCCGGGAGAAGTACGGGCGGCTGCCACGTCGGCGCCTGCTTCGCCCGTCTCCGCCCGAATGCCCACAATGCGCTCGCGGAGAAAGGCGATGTAGCTTTGCAGCGTTTGATCCACCTGGCGATAGGGCGCCTCCGCCCACCAGGTGAAAAGCGGATCATAGCCGTTGTAGAAGGTGAACCAGTTGCGAAGTGTCGTGCGCAGATCGGTCAGCACAGTGGCCGCGCGATTGGCCACTGTCTTTTTGAAAATCGGATTGGCGGATGCCCCTTCGGCGGAGCCTCGCCGCCTCAGTTCCGTTTCGATTGTGCGTCGCGTCGCCTCGATCTGTCTGTTGAGGTCATCGAGCGAAGCGGCTACCTTGGCCGGGTCAATCGCCTCCATACGCCGTCGTGCCTCTTCCAGCCCTATAATGATCGAGGCAAACGGCATCAGAGGTTCGATCTCAGCGATCTGTTTCGCCTGAATGTCCAACTGGCGCAGCTGATAGTCGAGATAGTTTCGGAACAGCAGATAATCCACCTTCCCATCGAAACTGAGCCCGTCAAAGGGGAGCCGATCCAGGCGCGCGCGCCAGTCGGTGTAGAACTGCTTGAGGCGCTCGCGGCGCGTCGGCGAGATGGCGATGGTGTAAAACCGGTTGAGATTTCCCAGATCCACCGAGTACCGTTCAATGA is a genomic window containing:
- a CDS encoding DUF885 family protein, producing MKTLALMILVVEVMLSGWTPAWSSTRKPSNEPQRTSSRPTAAQPTPAADADDLDRSSSEIRPLIERYSVDLGNLNRFYTIAISPTRRERLKQFYTDWRARLDRLPFDGLSFDGKVDYLLFRNYLDYQLRQLDIQAKQIAEIEPLMPFASIIIGLEEARRRMEAIDPAKVAASLDDLNRQIEATRRTIETELRRRGSAEGASANPIFKKTVANRAATVLTDLRTTLRNWFTFYNGYDPLFTWWAEAPYRQVDQTLQSYIAFLRERIVGIRAETGEAGADVAAARTSPGGQFRSAPGGGRTAAPPRPISAEPGGADIIGDPIGREALMTELAREMIPYTPEELLALAEREMAWCENEMKRASRELGYGDDWKRALEYVKTRYVEPGKQPELVRDLALEAIRFLEERDLVTIPPLAKETWRMEMMSPERQLVNPFFTGGEVITVSYPTNTMSHEAKMMSLRGNNRHFSRATVFHELIPGHHLQGFMTARYKPYRNLFSTPFWGEGWALYWELLLWDLGFHRSPEDRIGALFWRMHRCARIIFSLKFHLGEMTPQECIDFLVTRVGHERANAEGEVRRSFGGQYGPLYQAAYLLGGLQFRALHRELVESGKMTNRAFHDAILKEGRIPVEMVRAILTRQPLTRDFRSSWRFYDLGR